Proteins encoded in a region of the Watersipora subatra chromosome 5, tzWatSuba1.1, whole genome shotgun sequence genome:
- the LOC137396379 gene encoding ESF1 homolog isoform X2, producing MMTSPIYPSEFGEEKIREYKLSGPKELPSAEGDEAGEEERKITNLLEHDRMEFYEDELKNSAYHVPDNCEPNFFVNPAVGQLLVRCTWDENGPDRSGVFIKKYQAYDLEQLDNG from the exons ATATACCCGAGTGAATTTGGTGAAGAGAAGATTAGGGAATATAAACTGAGTGGTCCAAAAGAGCTGCCCAGCGCAGAAGGTGATGAGGCAGGGGAGGAGGAAAGAAAGATTACCAACCTACTGGAGCATG ATAGAATGGAGttttatgaagatgagttgaaaaACTCTGCTTATCATGTGCCAGATAATTGTGAGCCCAATTTCTTTGTCAACCCCGCTGTTGGCCAATTACTG GTAAGGTGCACTTGGGATGAGAATGGCCCTGACAGAAGTGGAGTTTTTATAAAGAAATACCAGGCCTATGATCTTGAACAGCTTGACAATGGATGA